From a single Gammaproteobacteria bacterium genomic region:
- a CDS encoding pentapeptide repeat-containing protein, with amino-acid sequence MESEEEIGNKEFAHLIEEYRGKLSNLRIVVEDIEQMKGLTSDQKVLLKDLLDLTSTRDLPQTRLTELVQQRPRVIEETSTVLELVIEKRNAERPIQINPLNIWLSSNTPKAEKPTNEEIDIFSRYRSQLGDLVLQDLEYYIPLDAAHHESTSSNYDPDDDKNRFPLFEKGIVPFLEGKSKILLLLGDAGSGKTTSVHWLMHHAQGQIKRIPIYVDLKEYDTFQNCLKDGYGLDDDSINDLKKQPILILFDGFDEKAIDNYNIFKQHALREWPEAKCLVACRTRFLPPSHSQLFNYEGFSQFQTLYVAPFSFAQIARYIDRIVLVDGWTSQKYLSVLDENPDLKALVDNPLILKMVINALPRIMLNKSMANTATKHPRIDYLPDFTVSDIYGAFIADWFVREKEKIGKDTLQLWSEEYYTEEAFSLFCETLAFSMFLEGKLAIHYQPLGRFKSEALEKWHKFFNSKDENIVQILRGSPLSCINLNYKFYHKSFMEYFAALHIFNEIFQNPQFKLNKLAESVINQKLFIKEPAILNYLAQMISRQPKYCDLLLRIVLESRPNAQGLSVSIAADNAISILNYASFNFNSLDLSDIQAPNADLRGAYLDSANLQRANLRYALFSRAWLLGADLRQADLLYATFGEMPYLKHHSEIIGVKLRPDLNLLVSATKNIIYLWDTENSLLQRQIFKHGLGEDRFSNFSCFDMSQDANLIVTGDNKGQVQVWSRETGLVKTICEHANFVRSISMSANAEWIASCDGEIILHSPKTETKKVPIKDYYGSDVYTAIISSDGKIIVAFETEEGLYSMYNSSKFFTPLYDNRNDEGTHRTSYHDNYKNNNSLAISSDENLNLVVFGQSSDVVIVNSPTKDFSLHHESWVNCVAISQDTGLIVSGCNDATIWIWSRETERVLQKLYGHKDDITCLSLYDQKNFIASGSKDKTVRLWLLDIDRPNTRKSKLSSAIAISQNTKWIITGFNNGTADLYSYKKSKIVHTLEGHIAAIKCVSINYDGSWIVTLCRDGNVLIWLRDRGKFSHKTLVTDPSIRQAAISSDGLWIVTNYEEKAKLWSRESGSVLYEAETSGYGDIASVSPKGKWFVYTLLEDELRILCCKTQEVMKIEVGGYTHTTALFSDDEKWIIRLAEEEIILVSIETKSIIESYQKEPNSYFLSAAMSKDERWMVTSQGKKNDGIFKINIYDRLNKDPNVNSGCSKKYERYSFSLYYKPKCLRFNEDSSELMIGFEFGFQRWGFSSINKSWRLLDCNFDNPSLLLLGCNAEGALLSHQNYTLFEQRGALVDHKYIETSSTQLPSNSYNMTEDDDGELKNDAMKAILTLLGEDNPYYENCIFGIYGYVEEESAAFQELMATHRSFINYLKDTVQPILINRGKWKLKREEALKKSIVIIRDFSGFDADKRKASIELWEESLAKDKYNYLLYKIDDGWFVYGVDILGRIVERSINDFVDHEKHYKEKLKSIIAGCVVDNITDTQNEAFREILAEFFGYSRVTMIFSYVCDSTNGVQRMALIQRMASDLEMVGIRVVLDNWYSRSHRPIHANIERIEQVDAVAVFLSPVYYTSYLHVLRYGRPLVNGDRELELETSLIQYYENLNGIKSEHIRTILLDVEALERIPPLLLGGNKIYLKMGADNYFEITLRLIRDIFAIDPSDTDYDVLNDKFRSSLPKQASQVAGCKPSLSGPKKDEDYDDQSPRRFKDTNFFPAINNNNLSVTSPSHPTSSSNNEGSSSKKEGNKECDFKYGAFFKARQSREMNQISSRNEYSFHTLITPTRRSSAIRTDF; translated from the coding sequence ATGGAATCAGAAGAAGAAATCGGTAATAAGGAATTTGCTCACCTCATTGAGGAATACAGAGGTAAATTATCAAACTTACGGATTGTAGTAGAAGATATTGAACAGATGAAGGGCTTAACTTCAGATCAGAAGGTTTTGTTAAAAGATTTATTAGACCTGACCTCAACACGAGATCTTCCACAAACAAGGCTGACTGAACTCGTACAACAGAGACCCAGAGTCATCGAGGAAACAAGTACAGTACTCGAGTTGGTTATTGAAAAAAGGAATGCGGAACGGCCCATCCAAATAAATCCATTGAATATCTGGCTGTCGAGTAATACACCGAAAGCAGAAAAACCCACGAATGAAGAAATTGATATCTTTTCACGATATCGATCTCAGCTTGGAGACCTCGTATTACAGGACCTTGAGTATTATATTCCTTTAGATGCGGCTCATCATGAGTCGACTAGTTCTAATTATGATCCTGACGATGACAAAAACCGGTTTCCTTTATTTGAAAAGGGAATAGTTCCCTTTTTAGAAGGAAAATCAAAAATACTATTATTATTAGGAGATGCTGGCAGCGGAAAAACAACCTCCGTCCATTGGTTGATGCATCATGCACAAGGCCAAATAAAAAGAATTCCAATTTATGTAGATTTAAAAGAATATGATACTTTTCAAAACTGCCTAAAAGATGGTTATGGGTTAGATGATGATTCCATTAATGATTTAAAAAAACAACCGATATTGATATTGTTTGATGGCTTTGATGAAAAAGCTATCGATAATTATAATATATTTAAACAGCACGCGCTGAGAGAGTGGCCTGAAGCAAAATGTCTTGTGGCTTGCCGAACACGATTTCTTCCGCCTTCACATTCACAATTATTTAATTATGAAGGGTTTTCACAATTCCAAACTCTTTACGTCGCGCCCTTTTCATTTGCGCAAATTGCACGCTATATAGATCGCATTGTTCTCGTAGATGGTTGGACTTCACAGAAATATCTAAGTGTATTAGATGAAAATCCTGACCTCAAAGCATTAGTGGATAATCCGCTCATTCTGAAAATGGTTATTAACGCTCTACCTCGGATTATGCTTAACAAGAGTATGGCTAATACTGCTACAAAGCATCCTAGAATAGATTATCTTCCCGATTTTACAGTCTCTGACATCTACGGCGCATTCATCGCTGACTGGTTTGTGCGTGAAAAAGAGAAAATAGGAAAAGATACATTACAATTGTGGTCTGAAGAATATTATACTGAGGAAGCCTTTAGTTTATTTTGTGAAACCTTAGCTTTTTCGATGTTTCTCGAGGGTAAGTTAGCCATACATTATCAACCTCTTGGTAGATTCAAAAGCGAAGCACTTGAAAAATGGCATAAATTTTTTAATTCTAAAGATGAAAATATCGTTCAGATCCTTCGAGGTAGTCCACTAAGCTGCATAAATCTGAATTACAAATTTTATCATAAATCTTTTATGGAATACTTTGCCGCGCTTCATATCTTCAACGAAATATTTCAAAATCCGCAATTTAAACTCAATAAATTAGCAGAAAGTGTCATCAATCAAAAATTGTTCATTAAAGAACCTGCAATCCTAAACTATTTAGCACAAATGATATCTCGTCAGCCAAAATACTGTGACTTATTGCTCAGGATCGTTTTAGAGTCTAGGCCAAATGCACAAGGTCTATCAGTATCAATCGCTGCGGATAACGCAATATCCATACTTAACTATGCATCTTTTAATTTTAATAGTTTAGACTTATCAGATATTCAAGCACCAAATGCTGATCTACGAGGCGCTTATCTTGATTCAGCCAATTTGCAACGCGCTAATTTGAGATATGCACTTTTTTCACGAGCTTGGTTATTAGGCGCTGATTTAAGACAGGCGGATCTACTGTATGCCACCTTTGGTGAAATGCCGTATCTCAAGCATCACTCCGAAATTATAGGCGTTAAATTAAGGCCTGATTTGAACTTACTGGTATCAGCTACTAAAAATATCATTTATCTATGGGATACAGAAAATAGTCTATTACAGAGACAGATTTTTAAGCATGGGCTAGGAGAAGATCGATTTTCGAACTTTTCATGCTTCGATATGAGCCAAGATGCAAATTTGATTGTTACTGGTGATAATAAAGGCCAGGTTCAGGTTTGGTCACGCGAGACAGGCTTAGTCAAAACAATTTGTGAGCATGCAAATTTCGTTAGATCTATATCAATGAGTGCGAATGCTGAATGGATTGCTTCATGCGATGGTGAGATTATTCTCCATTCTCCAAAAACAGAAACGAAGAAGGTCCCGATTAAAGACTATTATGGTTCAGATGTCTACACTGCAATAATCAGCTCTGATGGCAAAATAATTGTGGCTTTTGAAACAGAAGAGGGGTTATATAGTATGTATAATTCATCTAAATTCTTTACGCCATTATACGATAATAGAAATGATGAAGGTACGCATCGTACTAGCTATCATGATAATTATAAGAATAATAACAGCTTAGCAATCAGTAGTGATGAAAATTTGAACCTGGTTGTTTTCGGTCAATCAAGTGATGTAGTTATAGTTAACTCACCCACTAAGGATTTTAGCCTGCATCATGAAAGTTGGGTCAATTGTGTTGCTATAAGTCAAGATACCGGGTTGATTGTTTCTGGCTGCAATGATGCCACAATTTGGATTTGGTCAAGGGAAACTGAAAGGGTGTTGCAGAAGCTTTATGGCCATAAAGATGATATTACATGTCTGTCTCTATATGATCAGAAGAATTTTATTGCTTCAGGTAGCAAAGATAAGACGGTTAGGCTATGGTTACTTGACATTGATAGGCCTAACACGCGAAAAAGTAAACTCAGTAGCGCAATTGCAATCAGTCAAAATACAAAATGGATTATTACAGGTTTCAATAATGGAACTGCGGATCTTTATTCATACAAGAAGAGTAAAATAGTCCATACGTTAGAAGGGCATATAGCAGCCATTAAATGCGTATCAATAAATTATGACGGCTCTTGGATTGTAACGTTATGTAGAGATGGCAATGTCCTCATTTGGTTACGAGACAGAGGCAAATTTTCCCACAAAACACTTGTAACTGATCCAAGCATTAGACAAGCAGCTATAAGTTCTGATGGTTTATGGATAGTAACGAACTATGAAGAAAAGGCAAAGCTTTGGAGTAGAGAATCTGGTTCTGTATTATACGAAGCGGAAACCTCTGGCTATGGTGATATTGCTTCTGTCAGCCCAAAAGGTAAATGGTTTGTTTATACATTATTAGAAGATGAGCTTAGAATCTTGTGTTGTAAAACTCAAGAAGTGATGAAGATCGAAGTGGGTGGGTATACTCATACTACTGCTCTCTTCAGTGATGATGAAAAATGGATTATTAGGCTTGCGGAAGAAGAAATTATACTTGTATCCATCGAAACTAAATCAATCATAGAGTCTTATCAAAAAGAACCGAATTCATATTTTTTAAGCGCAGCGATGAGCAAGGATGAGCGTTGGATGGTTACATCACAAGGCAAGAAAAATGATGGAATATTTAAAATTAATATATATGATCGATTAAATAAAGACCCAAATGTTAATTCAGGCTGCTCAAAGAAATATGAACGTTATAGTTTTTCTTTATACTATAAACCAAAATGCTTAAGATTTAATGAAGATTCAAGCGAATTAATGATAGGTTTCGAATTTGGATTTCAAAGATGGGGCTTTTCTTCAATTAATAAATCATGGAGGCTATTGGATTGTAATTTTGATAATCCATCATTGTTATTATTAGGTTGCAACGCGGAAGGCGCTTTGTTGTCACATCAAAACTACACATTATTTGAGCAACGGGGCGCGTTAGTTGATCATAAATATATAGAAACTAGTTCAACACAACTACCATCCAACTCTTATAATATGACCGAAGATGATGATGGTGAACTGAAAAATGATGCGATGAAAGCTATATTAACATTACTCGGAGAGGACAATCCATATTACGAAAATTGTATATTCGGTATATATGGTTATGTTGAGGAAGAGTCCGCAGCGTTCCAAGAACTAATGGCAACCCACCGCAGTTTTATTAACTATTTAAAAGATACAGTTCAACCTATTTTAATTAATAGAGGCAAATGGAAATTAAAGCGAGAAGAGGCTTTGAAGAAAAGTATTGTTATTATTAGAGATTTTTCCGGGTTCGATGCGGACAAAAGAAAAGCTTCTATTGAACTATGGGAAGAGTCCCTAGCGAAAGATAAATACAATTACTTATTATATAAAATTGATGATGGGTGGTTTGTTTATGGAGTTGATATTTTAGGAAGAATTGTTGAGCGGTCAATTAATGATTTTGTTGATCATGAGAAACACTACAAGGAAAAACTTAAGAGTATCATTGCTGGATGTGTCGTCGATAACATCACCGATACACAAAACGAAGCGTTTAGAGAAATTCTTGCAGAATTTTTTGGCTATAGCCGCGTTACAATGATATTCAGTTATGTCTGTGATAGCACTAATGGCGTCCAACGTATGGCCCTGATACAACGAATGGCCTCGGACTTGGAGATGGTAGGGATTCGCGTTGTGTTAGATAATTGGTATTCTAGATCACACAGGCCTATTCACGCAAATATAGAAAGAATCGAACAAGTAGACGCTGTCGCAGTTTTTCTATCACCCGTTTATTATACATCATATCTACATGTTCTCCGCTATGGCCGGCCTTTAGTCAACGGAGATCGTGAGCTAGAGTTGGAGACTAGTCTAATTCAGTATTATGAAAATCTGAACGGAATAAAAAGTGAACACATTAGAACGATTTTACTCGACGTAGAGGCATTAGAGCGTATACCTCCTTTATTGTTAGGTGGTAATAAAATTTATTTAAAGATGGGAGCAGATAATTATTTTGAGATAACACTCCGCCTTATACGTGATATATTTGCCATTGATCCCAGTGATACGGATTATGATGTACTCAATGACAAATTTAGATCATCACTTCCAAAACAAGCTTCACAAGTAGCTGGATGTAAGCCATCTTTATCAGGTCCTAAGAAAGACGAGGATTATGATGATCAGTCTCCTCGCAGATTTAAAGATACAAACTTCTTTCCAGCAATCAATAATAATAATTTATCCGTCACCTCACCTTCTCACCCTACTTCGTCATCAAACAATGAGGGGAGCTCTTCAAAAAAAGAGGGAAATAAAGAATGCGATTTCAAATATGGGGCATTTTTTAAAGCACGACAATCACGAGAAATGAATCAAATTTCATCTCGAAATGAATATTCATTTCATACGTTAATTACTCCAACCAGAAGAAGTTCTGCTATTAGAACCGATTTTTAA
- a CDS encoding universal stress protein, producing the protein MNLYKHILMAIDTITHSEETMDVTREFATSEGARVSLLYTLPHLEAKGMDYLLPSLNEIESRIIETAKSRLSAAANEHELGDADESVLFGNSHDIILEAALSKNVDLIVVNNDHQQATLISDAPCDILAVRCQ; encoded by the coding sequence ATGAACCTGTACAAGCATATTTTAATGGCGATCGATACGATCACCCATTCAGAAGAGACCATGGACGTTACCAGAGAATTTGCAACCAGCGAAGGTGCTAGAGTGAGTTTGCTTTACACACTACCGCATTTGGAGGCAAAGGGAATGGACTATTTATTACCTTCACTTAATGAAATTGAATCTCGCATTATCGAAACTGCAAAAAGTCGATTGTCGGCAGCGGCAAATGAGCATGAACTCGGTGATGCAGACGAATCTGTTCTATTCGGCAATAGCCATGATATTATTTTAGAGGCTGCGCTTTCTAAAAATGTTGATTTAATTGTTGTGAATAATGATCATCAACAAGCAACATTAATCAGTGATGCGCCCTGCGATATTTTAGCTGTTCGTTGCCAGTAA
- a CDS encoding universal stress protein, with product MKVYQKILLAVELDPSCDTLTTKKAKALADEFGAELYLVHAIEHMSSYGAAYGVAAGADIEEMLLENASDSMKKLASELALADDRQVIKVGPARTIILEEADRIGADLVVVGSHGRHGIRLLLGSTANAVLHGAACDVLAVRLKED from the coding sequence ATGAAGGTATATCAGAAAATTTTATTAGCAGTTGAGCTTGATCCTAGCTGCGACACGCTCACCACAAAAAAAGCCAAGGCTTTGGCTGATGAATTTGGTGCAGAGTTATATTTAGTTCACGCTATTGAGCATATGAGTAGTTACGGCGCTGCGTACGGAGTTGCTGCTGGTGCTGATATCGAAGAAATGCTCCTTGAAAATGCGTCTGACTCTATGAAGAAACTGGCTAGTGAGTTGGCATTAGCAGATGATCGTCAAGTGATCAAAGTAGGTCCCGCGCGAACAATCATTCTTGAAGAAGCTGACCGTATTGGTGCTGATTTAGTTGTAGTCGGTAGTCATGGTCGCCATGGGATTCGATTGCTCTTAGGTTCTACTGCCAATGCTGTGCTTCACGGAGCTGCTTGCGACGTATTAGCTGTCCGATTGAAAGAAGACTAA
- a CDS encoding efflux RND transporter permease subunit, translating into MKSFTDIFIERPVFSWVLSLLLLLFGLMSYNQLTLRQFPEISTTTISVTTAYPGASAELMEGFVTGPLESAIAGVNGIEYITANNSTGASVITINFKIGTNIDIAASEVSDRVSSVRYRLPKEVFNSIIEKQNPNTTPTMYLSFASNSLSPAEITDYLKRVVKPRLEGLPGVGEAKIFGPRDYAMRIWLNPELMASHNVTATDVINALRANNFQSPSGQISSEFQQYDVTANTDLNSAHQFNRMIVGNDTGHLTRIEDIGKAELGTYNPKASVTMNGVQSIVIGIITRGDANPLEVSEQVKHSLPKMEKNMPGDLKPEVIWDSSKFIAASIWEVKKTIIEATLFVVLVMFLFLGSVRTLTIPLVTIPLSLIGICSLMLLMGYSLNTITFLAMVLAIGLVVDDAIVVAENIHRHVENGETPYKAAVVGTREIKFAIIAMTITLAAVFAPIGFRGGLTGSLFKEFAFTLAGTVIVSGFIALTLSPMMCSKIMTPKSQESDFAKRINNYFSRLEERYRKRLTKTIANRRIFLMIVLPITLTISTLLGAQLFSNQILAPQEDSGAILTIVQGPTGATLPFMEKQTQELAKILNAVPEKDAIGIINGFMGVNSAISFLILKPWNVRSRSLGEIIGSLFPQFTNITGANAFPINPYSLPGAQSLQPVGFVLQTTGSYNELYTTSLKLMEAISKYPGLVNVSCDLKIDKPEIHIDVNRDLAGNLGIPMLQVADAINFAFNETAVSQFSMNGLSYDVVPQVLPQYRQNSQNIYGLYVRTAEQNLVPLANIVNITERTTPQNLNHFQQMRAATISASIAPGYTQSQVIKYLEKEANHILKENMRYDFSGESRQFINESHGFIVILCFAILFILLILAAQFESFIDPLIVMVAVPLSIMGAFLLLIPFGGEVSFIGKCFMAFFTMKTSGFSAGIGIFKQFSGTLNIYTWIGILTLIGLVSKHGILIVEFANKLRAQGKGITEAVIEAACIRLRPILMTTAAIVLGATPLVFAGGAGAISRKEIGLVIIGGMLFGTLMSLFIVPIFYTLLAPFKKAPRLD; encoded by the coding sequence ATGAAAAGTTTCACCGATATTTTTATCGAACGCCCCGTTTTTTCTTGGGTATTAAGTTTACTCCTCTTATTATTTGGATTGATGTCCTATAATCAACTGACGTTGCGCCAATTTCCGGAGATTAGCACGACGACCATCAGCGTCACAACGGCGTATCCAGGAGCAAGCGCTGAATTAATGGAAGGTTTCGTGACGGGACCCTTAGAAAGCGCTATTGCGGGCGTCAATGGAATCGAATACATCACTGCGAATAATTCCACTGGCGCCTCTGTAATCACAATTAATTTTAAAATCGGCACCAATATCGATATCGCAGCAAGCGAAGTCAGTGATCGAGTTAGTTCAGTCCGCTATCGTTTACCTAAAGAAGTCTTCAACTCTATCATTGAAAAACAAAATCCTAATACTACTCCAACAATGTATTTATCCTTCGCAAGCAATTCTTTATCGCCCGCAGAAATCACTGATTATTTAAAGCGTGTCGTGAAACCCCGCCTCGAGGGACTTCCTGGTGTAGGCGAAGCGAAAATTTTCGGGCCCCGCGATTATGCAATGCGTATATGGTTAAATCCCGAATTAATGGCTTCTCACAACGTCACTGCAACCGACGTGATCAATGCGTTGCGTGCAAACAATTTCCAATCACCCTCTGGTCAAATTTCCAGTGAATTTCAACAATACGATGTCACAGCGAATACCGATTTAAATTCAGCTCATCAATTTAATCGAATGATTGTGGGCAACGATACTGGCCATTTAACGCGTATAGAAGATATTGGAAAAGCAGAGCTTGGTACTTACAACCCTAAAGCGTCTGTGACGATGAACGGTGTCCAATCTATCGTGATCGGCATTATCACTCGTGGCGATGCAAATCCACTTGAGGTATCTGAACAAGTTAAACATTCACTCCCGAAAATGGAAAAAAATATGCCGGGGGATCTTAAACCCGAGGTTATTTGGGATAGCTCAAAATTTATTGCTGCTTCAATTTGGGAAGTGAAAAAAACCATCATTGAGGCGACACTTTTTGTTGTTCTTGTCATGTTTTTATTTTTAGGTTCTGTTCGCACACTGACCATTCCTCTCGTGACAATTCCACTGTCATTGATTGGAATTTGCTCTTTGATGCTCCTAATGGGATACAGTTTGAACACCATCACCTTTCTGGCAATGGTACTGGCGATTGGTCTGGTTGTTGATGACGCCATTGTGGTTGCAGAAAATATTCATCGTCATGTTGAGAATGGGGAAACGCCTTATAAAGCCGCGGTTGTTGGGACGCGCGAAATTAAATTTGCCATTATAGCGATGACGATTACATTGGCGGCTGTTTTTGCACCCATAGGATTTCGTGGTGGATTAACAGGCTCTTTATTCAAAGAATTTGCTTTTACTTTAGCCGGAACTGTGATTGTTTCGGGCTTTATCGCGTTAACGCTTTCTCCTATGATGTGCTCTAAAATCATGACACCAAAATCCCAAGAAAGCGATTTTGCAAAACGCATTAATAATTATTTTTCTCGCCTTGAAGAACGCTATCGAAAACGCTTGACCAAAACCATCGCAAATCGTCGAATTTTTTTGATGATCGTGTTGCCGATAACATTAACTATAAGCACTTTATTGGGTGCTCAATTATTTTCAAATCAAATATTAGCTCCACAGGAAGATAGTGGCGCAATACTCACTATTGTTCAAGGCCCCACAGGTGCCACACTTCCGTTTATGGAAAAACAAACACAAGAGCTTGCTAAAATACTTAATGCCGTCCCTGAAAAAGATGCTATAGGCATTATCAATGGATTTATGGGTGTTAATAGTGCTATTTCTTTCTTGATTTTAAAACCTTGGAATGTGCGCTCCCGATCTCTGGGCGAGATTATAGGCAGTCTATTCCCTCAATTTACGAACATTACGGGCGCGAATGCATTCCCTATCAACCCCTATAGTCTTCCGGGTGCACAAAGTTTACAACCGGTTGGTTTTGTGTTGCAAACAACGGGGAGCTACAACGAACTCTACACAACTAGTCTAAAATTAATGGAAGCAATTTCAAAATACCCTGGACTTGTTAACGTCAGCTGCGATCTTAAAATTGATAAACCTGAAATTCACATCGATGTTAATCGTGATTTAGCAGGAAATTTAGGCATTCCTATGCTTCAGGTCGCTGACGCAATTAATTTTGCCTTCAATGAAACCGCGGTTAGTCAATTCAGTATGAATGGATTAAGTTATGATGTTGTGCCACAAGTTTTGCCACAATATCGCCAAAATTCTCAAAATATCTACGGGTTATATGTTCGTACTGCTGAACAAAATTTAGTTCCTCTTGCAAATATTGTGAATATTACTGAGCGTACAACACCTCAAAATCTCAACCATTTTCAACAAATGCGTGCTGCAACAATTAGTGCTTCAATCGCACCGGGGTACACACAATCACAAGTGATTAAATATCTCGAAAAAGAAGCCAATCATATTCTCAAAGAAAATATGCGCTATGATTTCTCTGGAGAAAGTCGCCAATTTATTAATGAAAGCCACGGCTTTATCGTTATTTTATGCTTCGCCATATTATTTATTTTATTAATATTAGCTGCGCAATTTGAAAGCTTTATTGATCCATTAATTGTAATGGTTGCAGTTCCACTCTCAATTATGGGCGCATTTTTATTATTAATTCCTTTTGGCGGCGAAGTAAGTTTTATCGGGAAGTGTTTCATGGCATTCTTCACCATGAAAACCAGTGGATTCAGCGCAGGAATCGGCATCTTCAAACAATTTAGTGGTACGCTGAATATTTATACTTGGATCGGAATATTAACGTTGATCGGTTTAGTATCCAAACACGGAATTTTAATCGTCGAATTCGCCAACAAACTTCGTGCGCAAGGAAAAGGCATAACAGAAGCCGTCATAGAAGCCGCCTGCATTCGTTTACGCCCCATTCTCATGACCACTGCTGCCATCGTCCTCGGGGCCACTCCGCTCGTTTTTGCCGGCGGCGCAGGTGCCATCAGCCGTAAAGAAATCGGCCTCGTCATTATAGGCGGAATGCTATTCGGAACATTGATGTCGCTTTTCATTGTGCCTATTTTTTATACACTATTGGCGCCCTTTAAAAAGGCGCCACGTCTTGATTAG
- a CDS encoding efflux RND transporter periplasmic adaptor subunit has translation MNNIFKILTISTTLIVSTGAWAQFTMPTPKVSTVTTQYSTWEPHVVANGTLQAVHGIVVKTEIPGRVRKILFNSGDSVKAGTPLLELNNDMMKADLDLNTANLTLSQVDYERKKALYPKHAIAKSELDAALANLKVNQARVAASKAQFAQSVIVAPFSGKLGLRQVSIGDQVTPATPIVNLQAIDPINIDFTIPESDILKVAVGRQVIVEDDAYPDTKFVGTVKAIESVINTNAQSLTVRAEIPNSKGILLPGTFMRVTLSTGQPEQVISIPQTAVMHSVDGNYVYRVLNKKVSKTKVKTGLQHGQQINITEGLKPGEQVVTAGQMKLNDGAAVEILNK, from the coding sequence ATGAACAATATATTCAAAATTCTTACCATCAGTACCACATTAATCGTCAGCACTGGTGCATGGGCTCAATTCACAATGCCAACTCCAAAAGTTAGCACTGTAACAACTCAATATTCCACATGGGAGCCGCATGTGGTAGCGAATGGCACGCTACAAGCAGTCCACGGGATTGTCGTAAAAACAGAAATTCCAGGAAGAGTACGTAAAATCCTTTTTAATTCGGGTGATTCCGTTAAAGCGGGAACACCATTACTTGAACTCAACAACGACATGATGAAAGCGGATCTCGATCTAAACACTGCAAACCTCACTCTCAGCCAAGTCGACTATGAACGTAAAAAAGCGCTATATCCAAAACATGCTATTGCAAAATCCGAGCTTGACGCAGCACTCGCTAACTTAAAAGTTAACCAAGCCCGCGTTGCAGCAAGTAAGGCGCAATTCGCTCAATCGGTTATTGTAGCTCCTTTTTCGGGCAAATTGGGGTTGCGGCAGGTCAGCATCGGTGACCAAGTAACGCCAGCGACACCTATTGTAAATCTCCAAGCCATCGATCCCATCAATATCGATTTTACGATCCCAGAATCCGACATTCTGAAAGTTGCGGTGGGTCGTCAAGTCATCGTCGAAGACGACGCCTACCCCGATACTAAGTTTGTAGGGACAGTTAAAGCGATTGAATCTGTTATTAACACTAATGCACAAAGTCTAACGGTCCGCGCTGAAATTCCAAACAGCAAAGGTATTTTATTACCAGGTACTTTTATGCGAGTCACTTTGTCAACAGGACAACCCGAACAAGTCATTAGTATCCCGCAAACAGCAGTTATGCACTCAGTTGATGGAAACTATGTTTATCGTGTTTTGAATAAAAAAGTTTCAAAAACAAAAGTGAAAACAGGTTTGCAGCATGGCCAACAAATTAATATAACTGAGGGTCTTAAACCTGGCGAACAAGTTGTTACCGCTGGGCAAATGAAATTAAATGATGGGGCTGCCGTGGAAATCTTAAATAAATAA
- a CDS encoding tRNA-(ms[2]io[6]A)-hydroxylase: protein MKFELLTPTKSTWTEAVMADFDTFLLDHAACERKASSMAMSMLLHYPDQPNLVKEMTKLAIEELLHFKAVMAHIHERGLVLTGDEKDPYVNELRQAQRRGSQEYLMDRLITASIIEKRGAERFGLIAEALMDEKLKNFYTKITESEQRHYLLFLNLAKEYFNTEIIEPRLNELLIIEAKIVDNLPIKSALH from the coding sequence ATGAAATTTGAATTATTGACCCCGACTAAGTCGACCTGGACCGAAGCGGTGATGGCTGATTTTGATACATTTTTACTGGATCATGCGGCGTGCGAACGCAAAGCGTCAAGTATGGCCATGTCGATGTTGCTGCATTATCCTGATCAACCGAACCTCGTAAAAGAAATGACAAAGTTGGCGATAGAAGAATTACTGCATTTTAAAGCGGTGATGGCACATATTCATGAGAGAGGTCTTGTTTTAACGGGTGATGAAAAAGATCCTTACGTGAATGAATTACGCCAAGCTCAACGGCGTGGCTCTCAAGAATATTTGATGGATCGTCTTATAACCGCCAGTATTATTGAAAAACGCGGGGCAGAACGATTCGGGCTCATTGCAGAAGCATTGATGGATGAAAAATTAAAAAACTTTTACACAAAAATTACAGAATCAGAACAAAGACATTATTTGCTTTTTTTAAACTTAGCAAAAGAATACTTTAACACTGAAATTATAGAGCCAAGATTAAATGAATTGTTAATTATCGAAGCGAAAATCGTAGATAACCTTCCCATAAAATCGGCACTGCATTGA